The following nucleotide sequence is from Flavobacterium sp. N1736.
GCTTTATATGCTTGCTGTGCTTTTGCGCAAAAAGAAGCCGTTTCTCCATGGCCAAAATCAATTAACATCAATCAGCCGTGGGCACGTTGGTGGTGGATGGGAAGTGCTGTAGACAAACCGAACTTAAAGAAAAGCCTTTTAGATTTTCATAATGCCGGAATTGGCGGTGTAGAAATTACGCCTATCTATGGCGTAAAAGGTGAAGAAAATAATTTTATTGATTATCTGTCTCCTAAATGGCTGGAAATGTTAGATTATACGATTCATGTTTCAGACAGTCTTAATATGCAGGTTGATATGGTTTTAGGAACGGGCTGGCCTTACGGCGGTTCTCATGTTACTTTGCCAAATGCAGCGACCAAGTTGATTGTAGAAAAATACCAGCTTAAAAAAAATGAAACAATCGACAAAAACATAGCGGTTGACAGTAATAAAGAAAAAATCCCTGCCGAACTTTTATATGTTGTGGCTTACGGAAATGACGGAACATTTGTAAACTTAACAGATCAGGTAAAAAATAAAAATATCAAATTAAATGATAAAGGAATTGAGGGAAATCATATCTCAATTCCAAATCAATTAGAGGCAAATAAATTAAAATGGAAGGCTCAAAAAGCAGATTATACTATTTATGCCGTTTTTAGCGGAAAAACCGGGCAACAGGTAAAAAGAGCCGCTCCGGGCGGAAGCGGATATACACTGGATCATTATTCTGAAAAAGCTTTAAATGCTTATGTCGTTCCTTTTAATACTGCTTTTAAAGGCAGGGAAGGTAAAATTAGAGCTATTTTTAATGATAGTTATGAGGTTTACGGAACTGATTTTACGCCTGACTTTTTTGAAGAATTTAAAAACCTGAGAGGTTACGATCTGAAAAAAGAAATGCCGCTTTTGCTGAATGAAACCGATAATGAAATTGGAAATCGAATAAGAAGTGATTACAAACAAACGATTGCCGATTTATTGCTGAATAAATTTGACAAACCCTGGACGGCGTGGGCAAATTCTAAAAACTTTAAAACTAAACTTCAGGCGCATGGTTCTCCCGGAAACCTGATTGATTTGTACGCTTCTGCGGATATTCCGGAATGCGAAACTTTTGGTTCTATGCCTTTTGATATTCCGGGTTTACGACGTGAGAAAGAAGATATTCGTGAAGGCGATGCTGATCCTGTTATGCTGAAATTTTCATCATCGGCAGCACATATTTCCGGAAAGAATCTGGTTTCATCAGAAACTTTTACCTGGTTACGCGAGCATTTTAAAACAGCTTTATCGCAATGCAAACCAGAAGTTGAAGATTTGATGCTAAATGGCGTAAATCATGTTTTTCTTCATGGTTCAACTTATTCGCCAACAAGAGCAGTTTGGCCGGGCTGGCAATTTTATGCTTCGGTAAATTTTAATGCCAATAATAGTATTTGGGAAGATGCTCCTGCCCTTTTCTCTTATATTGCAAACTGTCAATCGTTATTGCAACAAGGAAAACCAGACAATGAAATTTTGCTTTACTGGCCTATTTTTGATACTTGGGGTGAATACCAAAAAGGTAATTTATTCTTTCAGTTTAAAATACATTCTTTATCAGAATGGCTATATGGAACTTCATTTTATGATACCACCAAAAACCTGATGAAGAAAGGATATGGAGTTGATTTTATATCGGATAATTTTCTTGCTCAGGCAAAAGTAATCGACGGAAAAATTAGTTTAGGCAATGTAACTTTCAAATCCTTAATTATTCCTTCGTGCAAAAAAATGCCGCTTGCTACTTTACAAAAAATCATATCGTTACAAAAAAACGGTGCCACTATTATTTTTGAAGGATTGCCGGAATCTGTTCCGGGTTTTAATAATTATAAACAACAGGAAGAAGAACTTAAATCTATTTTAAATGCAAATAGTGAGTTGGTAAAACCGGTATCGGATATTTTTAAAGCCTTAGAAAACAAACAAATATATCCGGAAACACTTGTAAATACAGGTTTAAAATATATTAGAAGAAATATTGACGGAGAAAAAACTTATTATTTGGTAAACCACACTCCAAAAACCATTGATGAATTTATTCCGATAGAAATTGGCAATAAAGAAGTTATTATACTTGATCCTTTAACCAGAGAATCAGGAAATGCAATTGTAAAAAAATCAGCTAATAAAACTCTTGTAAAAATCAAAATAGAACCGGGACAATCTTATTTTTTAAAAACAGAAAATACGGCTTCACAAAAAAAATGGGTTTATTATGAATCAGGTTCTGAATCAATTCTGTTAAAAGGAAACTGGCAACTTACTTTTGATAAAGGCGGACCAAAATTACCGTCCAATGCGACGATTTCTACTTTAGAATCATGGACAAAACTAAGCCCGGAAGCAGTAGCTTTTTCAGGTTCTGCAACGTATACTTTGCAATTTGAAAATCCAAACAGTAAAATAATAAATTGGAGTTTAAATCTGGGAGATGTTCGCGAAAGTGCCAAAGTATGGGTTAATGATGAATTTGTTGGAACCGCATGGTCTGTTCCGTATAAACTGAATATCAAAAACTTAAAAAATGGCAAAAACACTTTAAAAATTCAGGTTACTAATCTTTCTGCAAACAGAATTCGGGATAAAGAATTAAAAGGTGAAGAATGGAAAATCTTTTACGAAATAAATATGGTGGACAAAGATTATAAAAAATTTGATGCCACAAAATGGAATCCGATGCCTTCAGGATTATTAGGACCAATTAGTATTACACCATTAAAACAACAAAATTAATTTAACCAAATTAAAATGAGAAAATTACTTTTATGCTTCATGATATACTTTTTGTATGCAAGTACAACAAGCGCACAACAGCCATTTGATAAAAAATTAGTGCTAAAACAAATGATATTGGCCAATGATTATTTCATGCAAAAATGGCCGGAAACAGGCAAAACGATCATTACTAATAAAGAACGCCCAAGCAATATATGGACACGCGGTGTTTATTATGAAGGATTAATGGCTTTGCATGAAATTTTCCCGAAAGAGGCCTATTATGATTATGCTTTTTCATGGTCTGAATTTCATAAATGGGGATTTAATGGCGGAAATACGACTCGTAATGCCGACAATTATTGCGCAGCTCAAACCTATATTGACTTATACAATTTAGAACCGGACGCCAAAAAATTAAAAAATACAATTGCGAATACGAATATGCTTTTAAACACGCCGCAACTGGATGACTGGTCGTGGATTGACGCTATACAAATGGGAATGCCGGTTTTTGCTAAAATGGGGGTTTTAGAAAAAGACAATCGTTATTTTGAAAAAATGTATGAAATGTATATGTACACCAGAAACAAACATGGCGATCATGGTTTATTTAACACAAAAGATGGTTTATGGTGGCGTGATGCCGATTTTGATCCTCCATATAAAGAACCAAATGGAGAAGATTGTTACTGGAGCCGAGGTAATGGCTGGGTAATTGCTGCACTTGCAAAAGTGCTTACTATAATTCCTGAAAATGCACCGCACAGGGAACAATATATAAAAGATTTAAAATTAATGGCTGCTGCTCTGGTTCCTATTCAAAGAGCGGACGGATTTTGGAATGCAAGTTTGCACGATCCAACTAATTATGGCGGAAAAGAACTTTCAGGAACAGCATTGTTTGTTTATGGAATGGCTTACGGCATTAACAGCGGAATTTTAAAAAAAGAGACTTATTTGCCTGTTATTCAAAAAGCATGGAATGCCATGACAACTGAAAGTTTACAATCTAACGGGTTTTTAGGGTATCTGCAATCAACAGGAAAAGAACCTAAAGACGGACAACCGGTAACAATAGATAAGATTCCGGATTTTGAAGATTATGGATTAGGCTGTTTTTTACTGGCTGGTTCAGAAATTTATAAAATGAAATAAATAAAAAACCAGGATATTCAGATAATATCCTGGTTTTTATTTTGAATCAATAAATAACTTAAAAAAAAAACATCGTCAAACGGCTGATATTATTAGCCTTTTTAATGATGTATACGATTGATTTTTCTGTGTGTGAAAATCAGAAAAAACAGTTTCAGAGACTTGCTGTCTAAATCCCAGCGTACTTTTAAAACCAGATCTCAAATCGGTCATGATTTCCTTTCTGGTTTTAGAACCATCTAGTAAAATCAAATCATTAAAATCTTCTAAAAAGGTTAAACCTGTGTATAAATTTTTATTAAATATGCACACTAAAATATTGGTTCCTTTTTTATATAGTTTTAAAAATTCTATCAATTCAAACTTATTGTATACCACAAAAACCACCTTGTCAAAACTTTCTATTTTATCTTCACTTTCATCCAAAGTTCCATTATCAGTAAATTCAAATTCATGACTGAACTTTCTTTTAAACATTTTTATGAAAACTTTTTTATTATCACATACTAAAATATTTTTCTTTCCCATTTGTATATTTTTTTACTATTTTTCAATAAAAAAACTGAATTAAATAAGGCTTATGGTTTGGTAGTTTTAGATTTTTGAAATGAAGCAATCGCAGGTATTACATCTTGATAACTTTAATTACATTTCTCTCTACGAATGCGATTAATTCGTTTATATTTCTATTCTCATCAAATTTATTCGATATAGATATAATATGCTGATCATCATCTTTAATATATAAAAAGAAAAAATCTTTTGTTAAAACTGCTTTTTCAATTTGACTCCATTTATGAGCAAATGCTCCCTGGACTGGTCTATTTATTGATTCTGAATTTAAATCTTAATTTTTATTTGTGTAAATTACATAACAAATCCCGATTTTTTTATAAGAGATTTTATTTGCAACGATCGTAATTTTAGACTTCTAATTAATTAAAAATTAATATCATGGAAAATATTATTACTTATAACGAATTACAAAAATGTCCGTATCACAGTCAGCACAAACATGCCAACCAATACAACAGTGATCGTGAAGATGCCAATACCGGAGATTGGGATGACGAACGTGATGATGCGCGCACAGATAAAGAAGGTTATAACACAGACAAAAACGACAATACAGGAGGTTCCGGAAGTTCTGGAAGCGCCGCTACAAACAGCTAAATTGGTGAAGAAAAAATTACTTTTATCTGATGCCAAATGAAAATAGCTACTTATAACGTAAACGGTGTTAACGGGCGTTTGCCTGTTTTGTTGCGATGGCTTGAAGAAGCTGCTCCTGACATTGTTTGCCTGCAGGAATTAAAGGCGCCTCAGGATAAATTTCCTGAAAAGGCAATTAACGATGCGGGCTACAAAGCTATTTGGCATGGGCAGAAACAATGGAATGGCGTAGCTATTTTGTCCCGCAATATGAACATAGAGGAAATTACTCATATTTTGCCCGGAGACGAATCTGATATGCATAGCCGTTATATTGAAGCGTTGATTGACGGAATTGTGATTGCATGCCTGTACCTGCCAAACGGAAATCCCGCTCCGGGACCTAAACTGGAGTATAAACTCAAGTGGTTTCAAAGATTAGCAGAACGTTCTGCAATACTTCTTACCTTAAAAACACCTGTAATTCTTGTTGGCGATTTTAATGTAATGCCTACTGAACTTGATGTTTATAAACCGGAACGCTGGATTGATGATGCTCTTTTCAGACCTGAGGTTCGAGAGGCTTTCTTCAATATTATTTCTCAGGGATGGACGGATGCCATTCGTACTTTGTATCCTAATAAGGTAATTTACACTTTTTGGGATTATTTTAGAAATGCCTACAGCCGTAACGCCGGACTTCGTATTGACCATTTTTTACTGAGTCCGCAAATAGCAAAAAAACTACATTCGGGTGCAGTTGATACTCACGTTCGCGGATGGGAAAAATCAAGCGATCATGCACCGGTATGGATCAAAATTGATAAATAAGCTGTTGCTGTTATTTGCTGAAAATTTCTGTAAGCAACGTTATTAAATCCTGATAATTTGTGGGTTTGGTAACATAATGCTCTATTTTAAAGGGTTTGGTTAATTCCTGCATAATTTCTTTTGTATGTGAAGAATATAAAACAATAGGAACCTGCTGCATAATTTCTGAACTTTTAATCTGCTCTAATAATTCAAAATGATTTACGCCAGGCATATTAAGATCCATAAAAATTAAATCGGGTACAATTTTACTATTCTCCAGCGCTTCAATTACTTTCGCGCGCTTGGTTGCGGCATAACATACTTTTTTTTCAAGTATAGACTCTATCGCTTCGGTAAGTATTTCAACATCTTCAAGATCATCATCAATTAATAAAATATTCTGGTACAACATAATGGGTTTGTATGATATAATTACTTGTTATATCTATTATATACGAATCATGGATTGGTGTGGTTTTAGAAAACAGGTCTTATATTATAAAAAAACCTGTATCATAAATAATACAGGTTTTTTTCAATATTAAAACTAATTTTTAATATAAAAATTCAATTATTCCTGATCCTGATCTTCTTCGTTAGCATCAAAATTAATTGTGTTGTAAGCAGCTTCTGTAAGCAAGATATCTGCTTCTTTTTCTTCTGCTAAAGTTTTCTCTAAAAGCAATACTGCGTCATCTTCTCCTAAAGTTGTTGCAAATGCGACTAATGTACCATAAGTAGCAATTTCATAATGCTCAATTTTTTGAGAGGCTGCAATGATTCCGGCATCACGTACGGCACCAACTTCGGTTTCTTCCATAATACCTTCTCCTTCTTTAATCAGTCCTTCCATAGCGTCGCATTTTTTGGCTACGGCTTTTTCACCCACAAGCGAAAACACTTTTTCAAGTCGTGCAACTTGTTCTTGTGTTACAGCTAAATGGTCGTTGATTGCAGAAATTAAATTTTCTGATGTTGCATTTTTTGCCATTTTTGGCAATGCTTTAGTCAAAGCTTTTTCTGCCCAATAGATATCTTTAAGAGAATCTACAAATAAATCTCTAAGACCTTCTGCCGCAGATGGTTTTGCTTTTACTGTTCCGTTAGAAGTGCTTTTAGATGCACTTGTTTTTGATGCAGTTGTTTTCGTTTTAGTATCAGCTGCGCTTTTACTTTTTGCAGTAGTTGTGTTTTTTGTCGCTGTTTTCATGATTTATATTTTTTAAAGTATAATTCAAATCTACAACTCTTGGTAATGAATGTTTTACAGGATATTTTTAATTAATTATAGTATTTCAATATAAAAGTATTGATATGTCTAAATTTTAATGCTTGGGAAGAAATATCCAAAATGTTGTTCCCTGATCTGGCTGGCTTGTAAAATTAATAAAGCCATTATGGTTCTCCACAATTCGTCTGCATAAAGCAAGTCCAATACCGTTTCCTCCAAATTGATCGCGCTCGTGAAGTCGTTGGAACATATCAAAGATTCGTCCTGAATATTGACTGTCCATACCAATACCATTATCTGTAATAGATATAATATGAAATTTTTCCGGAGAAAGGGTTTTATCAGTAAAACCAATAGTGTCCGGATATTTATCTGTTAAAGAAATAATTACAGAGGGTTCTGTTGTAGTAAATTTTAAGGCATTGCTTATCAAATTATAAAATAACTGGCGAAGCTGAGTATCGAGTCCCAAAACCTGAGGTAATGAATTTACCTGTATTTGGGCATTCTTCTCCTCGATTACCATGCTTAAATCGCCTAATGCTTCTTCGATAATATCGTTTAGATTGACTTCTGTAAATTGCGAAACCCTGTTATCAATTCTGGAATAATTCAAAACATCTGATATTAAATTAGACAATCTGCCCGCTGCAAGGGTTATTTTATCAAAATAATATTCTTTTTTTTGTTCTTCGGATAAGTGATTTCCTGCTCGTGAAAGCATTATCATGATTTTGCGAAGTGGTTCCTGCAAATCATGACTGGCAACAAAGGCAAATTGTTGAAGCTCTTTGTTTTTAAAAACTAATTTTGAGTTGGCTGTTTCCAGTTCACGCTGAATTTCTTTTAGTTCAGAATTGTCTTTTAGCGCTTCTACAACCTTTTTTTGTGCATTTATATCAACAAAATAAACAAGCCAGCTATTAAATGTATCATCTTCTGATTTATTTGGAATAATCGAAATAAGATGCCAAACATATTCTGTTCCTTTTTTAATTCGGGTTTCGCCTATAAAATCCGAACGGCTTTTTTTAGCTTTATTCCATCCTTCTGAAATAGTATCTAAATCATCGGGGTGAACAAAGGCGCTCATGTTTTTTTTATCAAATACGGTTAATGTTGTCTGCAAATAATCATTTAATGATTCATTGGCAAGCAATACATTATTACGCTCATTTACAATACAAATTAAAACCGGAATTGTATTGGCCAATTGCCTGTACCTGTTTTCACTTTCGCCAAGTTTTTCAGATAATGCTATTAGCTCTATATTTTTCTTTCTGATCTCATCATAAGGAGATAAAGGCGGTTCGTATTTGAAGTAATCAACAAGACTTTTTATTTTTACATCTGATAAAAGTCCTGGTGCTAATACGGGCTGACTTAGTTTTGTAATAAACTGATTACCTGAATAGCTATATTCAATGTTTCCGGAAATTTTTGCTGCATATTTAAAAGCCTCAGGGCTGCATTTTTGCAAATCGACAGCATCTGTAAGTATGGCCAATATTTCTTTCTGGTTGGCTCTGATAATGTTAATTCCTAAAACCAGTACAGAGTTTTTACCATTTGCAATAGAACATCTTGCAACTTCTGATACAGCTGTAGAGAATCTTGTTTGCGCAGAAGATGGCATGCCGCACATTTCGGCAATTTTCATAGAGCGCTTATGAGCCAATATCAGGTCCATTTCATTATCAAGATTAATCTTTACAATTTCCTTCATAGCGCTAAATTATTTTTCCAACAAACACAGTAGCGTCATCGGTTCCTCTAATATTATCTTTATACAATGCGGCTGCTATTACTCCTGAATTCTGCTTAATAATAGAAACTAAATCATTAAGATTCCATCTGGTTCGTAATCCGTCGCTGTGCATAACAATAATCTGATGTTTTTCATACGGAACAATAGTGCTATTTAAAGTACGTGGTATATTATGACCGATAATTCCGTTATAAGGCGTGTAGGTTTTATTCTCTAAACCCCGATATATGCGTGTGTTTATGTTTCCAATACCACAAATATTCCAGCTTTCGGTTTTATAGTTTACCGTCGCTATAGTCGCAACCAGTCCCCTGCTCTTTTTTACCTCATCATGAATATCTCTAAGTATAGCGGCAGGTTCTGTCTGTCGGGTTTGTTTAAAAGCTTTTATTGCCTGCTGCACAGCCTCATTTGCATTTGCCCCGTGTCCTAATCCGTCGCCAACAAAAATTTGAAAACCATCTTTTAAATATTTAATGTGATAACCATCGCCACAAATTCTTTCTCCTGGATAATTCACTCTGATTGTTGCGTAATTAAAACCATTAATTAATGCGGGTATAGGAATTTCTGCCTTATCAAAAATTTTTATGTATTGAATTGTACCCCAATTTTTCATGGAGTAAATTTGAAAATCGTTGCTTAATCTTTTGATTGCACCCAACCCCTGACCTAAGGTATTTGAGGAAGAATAACCATCGTTCATTATCTTTACGACATTATCAATTCCTACACCTTGATCTATACAATAAATTTCTATTTGATTTTGTCCTTCACTATGGTGGGCCCTGTATAAAAGTTCACCCTCCTTTGCATATTTAATAAGATTTGAAGTCAATTCAGCAATAATAATATCTGTTTCTGCTGCTCTGTGTGGAGTAAATCCTAATTGAAGTGCCAGATTATGTATTTCTCTTTTAATAAAAGGTATTAAACTTCGATCATCAATTTTATAACAGGAAAAAGTATTATCCATTTTTCCATTTTATTATAGTTACGGTTGTTCCGTTTCCTAATTCTGTTTGTATGTTAAATTCATTCACCAGTCTTTTTGTACCAGGTAAACCAAGTCCCAGGCTTTTTCCTGTGCTATATCCGTCTTTCATCGCCAAATCTATATCTATTATACCAGGACCATTATCTATAAAAGTCACTCTTACTCCATTTTCACGTCCGTTATTCACGGCTTCTATTATCACTTTTCCTCCGCCGCCATATTTTAAAAGGTTACGAACAAGCTCGCTGGTAGCTGTAATTAACTTGGTTTGATTTAGTATGCTCATTCCAATTTTTACACCATAATCCTTGACACGATTGCGCAAAGGAACTACGTCCTGTTCTTTTACAATTGCGATTTCTTCTTTATTCGTCGTCGTTATCATAAATCTGCTCATTATCGCCATTATACATCTTTGCGCGAAGCAGATCCATCCCTTTTTCAACATTAAGGGCACTTATAACCCCATTTAAGGATAATCCAAGTTCAACAAGAGTGATAGCAACAGCAGGCTGCATACCTACTACCACGGTTTGTGCATCCATAATTTTAGACATCACAGCAATATTGCCCAGAATTCTTCCCATAAAGGAGTCAATAATAGAAACGGCTGATATATCAATTAACACGCCTTTTGAGCTGTGTTTATTGATTGTATTTATTAAGTCAGATTCAAGATTTTCTGCTAATTGGTCGTACAAATCCACTTGTATCGTAACCAGCAGAAAATCTCCCATCTTTAGTATAGGAATTCTTTCCATATTGTTTAAATCTTATTCGATTATTTTCTCTTAACAACAGTTAGCTGCAGCATGTCAAAAGCTGTCTGCAAAGCACTTGCAAGTGACGCTTTTGTGATAATACCGGTAAGATCTATCCCTAAATGCACTACAGTTTGGGCGATTTCAGGTCGAATTCCGCTGATGATACATTCCGCTCCCATTAATCTGGTTGCACTTACTGTTTTAATAAGATGTTGTGCTACAAGAGAATCTACTGCCGGCACTCCTGATATATCAAGTATGGCAATAGAGCTTCCTGTGTCTACTATTTGCTGTAAAAGGTTTTCCATTACAACTTGTGTTCTTGAACTGTCTAAAGTTCCAATAATAGGCAGTGCTACAACGCCATCCCAAACCCTGATAACCGGTGTTGAAATTTCGCTTATTTCATCTACTTGTCTCGAAATAACATCTTCACGACCTTTCATATAAGACTCGAAAGTCATAATAGTCATGTTATCTAAAACAGCGTTTAATTGTAAATTTGCATTGTATAATTTGTCCTTATCAGTTTCTATTTCTGAAAGAATTTTTGAAGCAGCTTCTTTAAATGAAATAAGATACTGGGCATTTTCTCTTGGTGAAAAACCTCTTTTTGCTCTTGAGCTTGAAATCCCCATAAGCAAATCGTAAACTCGTTCGAATTCTTGCGAATCTTTATCATTTGTAAGAGCCAAAGCATTCAATAAAAGTGATGAGAATTCTTTTGATTCTTCTTCTTCTGTAGCCCCGTCAGTTGATCCGCTTTCTATAAGTAGTTGTGACCAGATTGTAAGTAATTTATTTTCGTGGTCTTTCAAGCCACCAAGAAGATTGTTTTGCATTTGTGGTAAATTTAAATTTTCGTAAACAAATATAACAAATTAATCGTTTTTATTATGTAAAAACGCATTAAAAGGTATGTCAAATTAAAAGCATTTTATTGTCATTATGTATAATAATTTCATTGATTTATTATAGAATTTCCACTTTAATTTTTTAAATTTTCTTAATAAATATTTCTCTGCTCAAAAGTGCTTATCCTGTTCTCTTCAAAATAAATCAAACAAAAAAACCTGCTTCTTTACAGAGCAGGTTTTTTATTAGCCTTACATTCAACTTATCAGAAGATATAATCCGTGCTTAAAAAATTAGAATCATGATCTCTTACGATTGAATTAAATAATTTTTTGTTTGCATCTGTAGATTTAGTCGCAACCAGTGAACGGATCGAAAAAGAACGAAGGGCATCTGATATGGATAAAGTTCCCTCGGCGCTGTCTTTTCTTCCTGTAAAAGGAAACACATCAGGTCCGCGCTGCGATTGACAATTAATATTGACACGGCTTACCAAATTAACAAACGGATCAATAAGGCTTGCTACTTCTTTTGCATCTTCACTAAATATACTTACCTGCATACCATGCGAAGCATTTATCTGATAATCAATTGGTTCATCTATAGAATCAAACGGAACAACCGGAATAATAGGTCCAAACTGCTCTTCGTGATACAATTTCATTTTGTCATTTACAGGATAAACCACAGCCGGAAAAACAAGTGAATTATTGGTATAACCTCCATTTTCATTTATTATTTTTGCACCGTTAGCCACTGCATCATCAAGACAGGTTTTAAGATATGCCGGTTTATCAAATTCAGGAAGAGGCGTAATTTTTACATCTTTATCCCAGGGAAGTCCGGGTTTTAGAGCAGCCACAGCATCGCTTAGTTTTTTCACAAATTCATCAGCTACTTCTTTCTGCACAAAAATTAATTTTAACGCCGTACAGCGTTGTCCATTAAAAGATAATGCCCCTAATAAACATTCATTTACAGCAACATTTAGGTCTGCATGTTTGGTTACAATAGCAGCATTTTTTGCATCAAGACTTAATATAGATCGTAGTCTGTTGGCTTTTGGATGCAGTTTTTTTAACCCATTAGCTACTTTACTTGAACCGATAAAAGCCAGCACATTCACTTTTCCGCTTTCCATAAGCGGCGAAATAATTTCTGCTCCCCTGCCGTAAAGTGTATTTACTGTTCCGGGAGGAAAAGCTTCTTTAAAAGCATTCAATAAAGGATAATGTGCTAAAACACCATGTTTAGGCAATTTAAATAAAATGGTATTTCCCATTATAAGTGCCGGAATCAAGGTCGTGAAAATTTCATTTAAAGGATAATTAAAAGGTCCCATACTAAGAACCACACCCAAAGAAGATCGTCTTATCTGTGCCAAAACTCCTTCAGCTTCTTCAAATCTTGAAGATTGTCTGTCTAAATCTTTTAAAGCGTCAATTGTTGCATTAATATATTCTACAGTTCTGTCAAACTCTTTGGTTGAATCCGGAAGACTTTTTCCGATTTCCCACATAAGAAGTTTTATAACCAGTTCGCGCTGCTGAATCATCAGGTAAACAAATTTCTGCATGCATTTTATTCTGCCCTCCACGCTCATTGTTGGCCATTCGCCCTGCCCGTCATTATATGCTGCAACGGCGGCATCCAGAGATTCCAGTGCTTCCTTTGATGATGTATGCGGTATTGTACCAACCAGTTTGCGTACAGGACCTTGAGCGCCCTGAACAAAAACCGGAGAAAAAACCTCTGTAATATCTCCATTCCAGGGAACGAGCTGACCGTTTAAAAGATATTCGCGTTGATGAATTTCTGCTATTTTGTACTCCTCCGGAATACTGTTTTCCTCCACAAACAGACTATCAATAGCCTTTAAGGATGCTTGTAAATTTTCCATATGTATGTTTTTAATTATAAAATAGAATTCAAAATTCTAACTTTATTCTTTGTAATTAATTGTAACAACAAATTACAACAATCCGTTTAATTGGCAATGAACATACCATAAATATAAGTTTTCCCGGTATTGTAATTATCTATTAATTATGCAACTACAATATGTTTTTCTATAATATAGAAACTACCAATCTAATATAAATTTGTAAAAACACTTTTGAAAGTAATTTCTGAAAAGTTAATTTCAATAATTAATCTAAAAATTTAAAAACAGCGTTATGGAAAATCAAAACCAAGAATACGGTAAAACAGACCCGGATTTTATTGATCAAAATACTCTTGTTGATGGTAATTACATTCAAGATAAAGATCAGTACAAGAAACAAGCTTCT
It contains:
- a CDS encoding STAS domain-containing protein, with protein sequence MERIPILKMGDFLLVTIQVDLYDQLAENLESDLINTINKHSSKGVLIDISAVSIIDSFMGRILGNIAVMSKIMDAQTVVVGMQPAVAITLVELGLSLNGVISALNVEKGMDLLRAKMYNGDNEQIYDNDDE
- a CDS encoding sensor histidine kinase, with the translated sequence MKEIVKINLDNEMDLILAHKRSMKIAEMCGMPSSAQTRFSTAVSEVARCSIANGKNSVLVLGINIIRANQKEILAILTDAVDLQKCSPEAFKYAAKISGNIEYSYSGNQFITKLSQPVLAPGLLSDVKIKSLVDYFKYEPPLSPYDEIRKKNIELIALSEKLGESENRYRQLANTIPVLICIVNERNNVLLANESLNDYLQTTLTVFDKKNMSAFVHPDDLDTISEGWNKAKKSRSDFIGETRIKKGTEYVWHLISIIPNKSEDDTFNSWLVYFVDINAQKKVVEALKDNSELKEIQRELETANSKLVFKNKELQQFAFVASHDLQEPLRKIMIMLSRAGNHLSEEQKKEYYFDKITLAAGRLSNLISDVLNYSRIDNRVSQFTEVNLNDIIEEALGDLSMVIEEKNAQIQVNSLPQVLGLDTQLRQLFYNLISNALKFTTTEPSVIISLTDKYPDTIGFTDKTLSPEKFHIISITDNGIGMDSQYSGRIFDMFQRLHERDQFGGNGIGLALCRRIVENHNGFINFTSQPDQGTTFWIFLPKH
- a CDS encoding SpoIIE family protein phosphatase, producing the protein MDNTFSCYKIDDRSLIPFIKREIHNLALQLGFTPHRAAETDIIIAELTSNLIKYAKEGELLYRAHHSEGQNQIEIYCIDQGVGIDNVVKIMNDGYSSSNTLGQGLGAIKRLSNDFQIYSMKNWGTIQYIKIFDKAEIPIPALINGFNYATIRVNYPGERICGDGYHIKYLKDGFQIFVGDGLGHGANANEAVQQAIKAFKQTRQTEPAAILRDIHDEVKKSRGLVATIATVNYKTESWNICGIGNINTRIYRGLENKTYTPYNGIIGHNIPRTLNSTIVPYEKHQIIVMHSDGLRTRWNLNDLVSIIKQNSGVIAAALYKDNIRGTDDATVFVGKII
- a CDS encoding NADP-dependent glyceraldehyde-3-phosphate dehydrogenase; its protein translation is MENLQASLKAIDSLFVEENSIPEEYKIAEIHQREYLLNGQLVPWNGDITEVFSPVFVQGAQGPVRKLVGTIPHTSSKEALESLDAAVAAYNDGQGEWPTMSVEGRIKCMQKFVYLMIQQRELVIKLLMWEIGKSLPDSTKEFDRTVEYINATIDALKDLDRQSSRFEEAEGVLAQIRRSSLGVVLSMGPFNYPLNEIFTTLIPALIMGNTILFKLPKHGVLAHYPLLNAFKEAFPPGTVNTLYGRGAEIISPLMESGKVNVLAFIGSSKVANGLKKLHPKANRLRSILSLDAKNAAIVTKHADLNVAVNECLLGALSFNGQRCTALKLIFVQKEVADEFVKKLSDAVAALKPGLPWDKDVKITPLPEFDKPAYLKTCLDDAVANGAKIINENGGYTNNSLVFPAVVYPVNDKMKLYHEEQFGPIIPVVPFDSIDEPIDYQINASHGMQVSIFSEDAKEVASLIDPFVNLVSRVNINCQSQRGPDVFPFTGRKDSAEGTLSISDALRSFSIRSLVATKSTDANKKLFNSIVRDHDSNFLSTDYIF
- a CDS encoding anti-sigma regulatory factor, which codes for MITTTNKEEIAIVKEQDVVPLRNRVKDYGVKIGMSILNQTKLITATSELVRNLLKYGGGGKVIIEAVNNGRENGVRVTFIDNGPGIIDIDLAMKDGYSTGKSLGLGLPGTKRLVNEFNIQTELGNGTTVTIIKWKNG
- a CDS encoding STAS domain-containing protein codes for the protein MQNNLLGGLKDHENKLLTIWSQLLIESGSTDGATEEEESKEFSSLLLNALALTNDKDSQEFERVYDLLMGISSSRAKRGFSPRENAQYLISFKEAASKILSEIETDKDKLYNANLQLNAVLDNMTIMTFESYMKGREDVISRQVDEISEISTPVIRVWDGVVALPIIGTLDSSRTQVVMENLLQQIVDTGSSIAILDISGVPAVDSLVAQHLIKTVSATRLMGAECIISGIRPEIAQTVVHLGIDLTGIITKASLASALQTAFDMLQLTVVKRK